A part of Salvelinus alpinus chromosome 5, SLU_Salpinus.1, whole genome shotgun sequence genomic DNA contains:
- the LOC139577013 gene encoding monocarboxylate transporter 2 isoform X2, which yields MGHLHYDSHVSLGSHSCQCPEHALYPEGSHHDGRAPHCFRDDPGFSRPQSSMDVPQHRRTARFIFALFLGLGLSFSWLPANSIVSHYFLKWRPIAYAIASSGECVFAMVFSPFFQWLIEVYTWQGALLVIGSLQLNLCVCGALMRPLESKPHNPTKPNKDNHQDSKAADDPMPKKLSFQWTLLRKPELLLYILFAIFAAAGFFIPPLFVVPYATSLGLKNYWAASILSVLALADLLGRLACGWLANLRLVRNLQLLTMVVIMLGVVLLLLPIGKYYSALLVFSSLYGFLFGCVVAIHVTSIVDIVGLEGFDSGLGLFMLFRSIGGFIGPPAAGWLVDLDKDFGVCFYLSGLVFIISGVFVVLVDRLVERKKASPSETELEATQAFAYKMGVKLVVSESNCK from the exons ATGGGTCACCTCCACTATGATAGTCATGTTTCACTTGGGAG CCACAGTTGCCAGTGTCCTGAGCATGCACTGTACCCAGAGGGCAGTCATCATGATGGGAGGGCTCCTCACTGCTTCAGGGATGATCCTGGCTTCTCTCGACCTCAGTCTTCCATGGATGTACCTCAGCATAGGCGTACTGCAAG ATTTATCTTTGCTTTATTTTTAGGTTTGGGACTTTCATTTTCCTGGTTACCAGCCAACAGCATAGTGAGCCACTACTTCCTGAAGTGGCGTCCCATAGCGTACGCCATAGCCAGCTCCGGGGAGTGTGTTTTTGCCATGGTGTTCAGTCCTTTCTTTCAGTGGCTCATCGAGGTCTACACCTGGCAGGGAGCTCTGCTCGTCATAGGGAGCCTTCAGCTCAACCTTTGCGTCTGTGGAGCCCTCATGAGACCTCTTGAATCCAAACCCCATAATCCCACCAAGCCAAATAAGGACAACCACCAGGACTCCAAAGCTGCTGATGACCCGATGCCTAAGAAGCTAAGCTTCCAGTGGACGTTGCTAAGGAAGCCAGAATTGCTGCTCTACATCCTGTTTGCCATTTTCGCTGCTGCAGGATTTTTCATCCCACCTCTATTCGTGGTTCCCTATGCCACCAGCCTGGGATTGAAGAACTACTGGGCGGCGTCCATCCTGTCTGTGCTGGCATTGGCTGACCTGCTTGGTCGTCTGGCCTGTGGTTGGCTGGCCAACCTGAGGCTGGTGAGGAACCTACAGCTGCTGACAATGGTGGTCATCATGTTGGGGGTAGTGCTACTGCTGTTGCCCATTGGCAAGTACTACTCAGCCCTTCTGGTCTTCTCCTCGCTCTACGGTTTTCTGTTTGGCTGCGTTGTAGCCATCCATGTGACGTCTATTGTGGACATAGTGGGCCTGGAGGGGTTCGACAGCGGCCTGGGACTCTTCATGCTTTTTAGAAGTATCGGGGGCTTCATTGGTCCACCTGCTGCAG GTTGGCTGGTTGACCTGGACAAAGACTTTGGTGTATGCTTCTACCTGTCTGGATTGGTTTTCATCATATCTGGTGTGTTTGTGGTGCTGGTGGACCGACTTGTCGAGCGGAAGAAGGCCTCTCCCAGTGAAACCGAGCTAGAGGCCACTCAGGCCTTTGCCTACAAGATGGGAGTGAAGCTGGTTGTTAGTGAGAGCAACTGCAAATAA
- the LOC139577013 gene encoding monocarboxylate transporter 13 isoform X1: MQSPGMKAGGPPDGGYGWVVVTSAFFIMGLTTGVLKNFGLFFLEIQNHFGVLTSTTSWVTSTMIVMFHLGATVASVLSMHCTQRAVIMMGGLLTASGMILASLDLSLPWMYLSIGVLQGLGLSFSWLPANSIVSHYFLKWRPIAYAIASSGECVFAMVFSPFFQWLIEVYTWQGALLVIGSLQLNLCVCGALMRPLESKPHNPTKPNKDNHQDSKAADDPMPKKLSFQWTLLRKPELLLYILFAIFAAAGFFIPPLFVVPYATSLGLKNYWAASILSVLALADLLGRLACGWLANLRLVRNLQLLTMVVIMLGVVLLLLPIGKYYSALLVFSSLYGFLFGCVVAIHVTSIVDIVGLEGFDSGLGLFMLFRSIGGFIGPPAAGWLVDLDKDFGVCFYLSGLVFIISGVFVVLVDRLVERKKASPSETELEATQAFAYKMGVKLVVSESNCK, encoded by the exons ATGCAGAGCCCTGGTATGAAGGCCGGTGGCCCCCCTGATGGGGGCTATGGATGGGTGGTGGTCACCTCAGCCTTCTTTATCATGGGCCTCACTACAGGCGTCCTTAAGAACTTCGGCCTATTCTTCCTAGAGATCCAGAACCACTTTGGAGTCCTCACCAGCACCACCTCATGGGTCACCTCCACTATGATAGTCATGTTTCACTTGGGAG CCACAGTTGCCAGTGTCCTGAGCATGCACTGTACCCAGAGGGCAGTCATCATGATGGGAGGGCTCCTCACTGCTTCAGGGATGATCCTGGCTTCTCTCGACCTCAGTCTTCCATGGATGTACCTCAGCATAGGCGTACTGCAAG GTTTGGGACTTTCATTTTCCTGGTTACCAGCCAACAGCATAGTGAGCCACTACTTCCTGAAGTGGCGTCCCATAGCGTACGCCATAGCCAGCTCCGGGGAGTGTGTTTTTGCCATGGTGTTCAGTCCTTTCTTTCAGTGGCTCATCGAGGTCTACACCTGGCAGGGAGCTCTGCTCGTCATAGGGAGCCTTCAGCTCAACCTTTGCGTCTGTGGAGCCCTCATGAGACCTCTTGAATCCAAACCCCATAATCCCACCAAGCCAAATAAGGACAACCACCAGGACTCCAAAGCTGCTGATGACCCGATGCCTAAGAAGCTAAGCTTCCAGTGGACGTTGCTAAGGAAGCCAGAATTGCTGCTCTACATCCTGTTTGCCATTTTCGCTGCTGCAGGATTTTTCATCCCACCTCTATTCGTGGTTCCCTATGCCACCAGCCTGGGATTGAAGAACTACTGGGCGGCGTCCATCCTGTCTGTGCTGGCATTGGCTGACCTGCTTGGTCGTCTGGCCTGTGGTTGGCTGGCCAACCTGAGGCTGGTGAGGAACCTACAGCTGCTGACAATGGTGGTCATCATGTTGGGGGTAGTGCTACTGCTGTTGCCCATTGGCAAGTACTACTCAGCCCTTCTGGTCTTCTCCTCGCTCTACGGTTTTCTGTTTGGCTGCGTTGTAGCCATCCATGTGACGTCTATTGTGGACATAGTGGGCCTGGAGGGGTTCGACAGCGGCCTGGGACTCTTCATGCTTTTTAGAAGTATCGGGGGCTTCATTGGTCCACCTGCTGCAG GTTGGCTGGTTGACCTGGACAAAGACTTTGGTGTATGCTTCTACCTGTCTGGATTGGTTTTCATCATATCTGGTGTGTTTGTGGTGCTGGTGGACCGACTTGTCGAGCGGAAGAAGGCCTCTCCCAGTGAAACCGAGCTAGAGGCCACTCAGGCCTTTGCCTACAAGATGGGAGTGAAGCTGGTTGTTAGTGAGAGCAACTGCAAATAA
- the LOC139577013 gene encoding monocarboxylate transporter 2 isoform X3, with product MIVMFHLGATVASVLSMHCTQRAVIMMGGLLTASGMILASLDLSLPWMYLSIGVLQGLGLSFSWLPANSIVSHYFLKWRPIAYAIASSGECVFAMVFSPFFQWLIEVYTWQGALLVIGSLQLNLCVCGALMRPLESKPHNPTKPNKDNHQDSKAADDPMPKKLSFQWTLLRKPELLLYILFAIFAAAGFFIPPLFVVPYATSLGLKNYWAASILSVLALADLLGRLACGWLANLRLVRNLQLLTMVVIMLGVVLLLLPIGKYYSALLVFSSLYGFLFGCVVAIHVTSIVDIVGLEGFDSGLGLFMLFRSIGGFIGPPAAGWLVDLDKDFGVCFYLSGLVFIISGVFVVLVDRLVERKKASPSETELEATQAFAYKMGVKLVVSESNCK from the exons ATGATAGTCATGTTTCACTTGGGAG CCACAGTTGCCAGTGTCCTGAGCATGCACTGTACCCAGAGGGCAGTCATCATGATGGGAGGGCTCCTCACTGCTTCAGGGATGATCCTGGCTTCTCTCGACCTCAGTCTTCCATGGATGTACCTCAGCATAGGCGTACTGCAAG GTTTGGGACTTTCATTTTCCTGGTTACCAGCCAACAGCATAGTGAGCCACTACTTCCTGAAGTGGCGTCCCATAGCGTACGCCATAGCCAGCTCCGGGGAGTGTGTTTTTGCCATGGTGTTCAGTCCTTTCTTTCAGTGGCTCATCGAGGTCTACACCTGGCAGGGAGCTCTGCTCGTCATAGGGAGCCTTCAGCTCAACCTTTGCGTCTGTGGAGCCCTCATGAGACCTCTTGAATCCAAACCCCATAATCCCACCAAGCCAAATAAGGACAACCACCAGGACTCCAAAGCTGCTGATGACCCGATGCCTAAGAAGCTAAGCTTCCAGTGGACGTTGCTAAGGAAGCCAGAATTGCTGCTCTACATCCTGTTTGCCATTTTCGCTGCTGCAGGATTTTTCATCCCACCTCTATTCGTGGTTCCCTATGCCACCAGCCTGGGATTGAAGAACTACTGGGCGGCGTCCATCCTGTCTGTGCTGGCATTGGCTGACCTGCTTGGTCGTCTGGCCTGTGGTTGGCTGGCCAACCTGAGGCTGGTGAGGAACCTACAGCTGCTGACAATGGTGGTCATCATGTTGGGGGTAGTGCTACTGCTGTTGCCCATTGGCAAGTACTACTCAGCCCTTCTGGTCTTCTCCTCGCTCTACGGTTTTCTGTTTGGCTGCGTTGTAGCCATCCATGTGACGTCTATTGTGGACATAGTGGGCCTGGAGGGGTTCGACAGCGGCCTGGGACTCTTCATGCTTTTTAGAAGTATCGGGGGCTTCATTGGTCCACCTGCTGCAG GTTGGCTGGTTGACCTGGACAAAGACTTTGGTGTATGCTTCTACCTGTCTGGATTGGTTTTCATCATATCTGGTGTGTTTGTGGTGCTGGTGGACCGACTTGTCGAGCGGAAGAAGGCCTCTCCCAGTGAAACCGAGCTAGAGGCCACTCAGGCCTTTGCCTACAAGATGGGAGTGAAGCTGGTTGTTAGTGAGAGCAACTGCAAATAA